The region GGCCGATCCGCATGGGACGAATGTCTTGGCGGATCGCATCCGCCTCGCGCATGACCACAACCCCTTCGGCTTCCAGGGTGCGGCGGGCGGGCAGATCGTCGGGAATCTTGATCGGCATGGCGACGGCCCCTCTCACAAAAACCCTGGGGCGGACGCCGTGGCTTAATTCCGTATACTTGCCGGAGCGGCCACATCCTTCCTTACGGAAGCTCCACCTTGCCCGGAAGGCAGGTTGGCGTTGGGCGTCGCCCCAACTCTTGATGCACGGCCGGTTTTGTACAAGCGGGAGCCGGGGCTGGCAAGAGGGGTGACATTGGGGAGGGAAAAAAAGGAGAAGGCTGGGGAGGCTGCGGCCTCCCCAGACCCCTCCGCCCCCTGTTCGGGAGTCCCGTTGTTTGGAAACTGACCTCTACGCCCCCGTCAAACGCACTCTCGAAACCCTGGGCTTCACGGTCAAAGGGGAGGTACGGGGCTGCGACCTCGTGGCGCTCAAGGACGGCCAGCCAGAGCTTGTGGTCATCGGCGAATTGAAGCAGAGCTTCACCCTAGAGCTGGTCTTGCAGGCCGTGGAGCGATGGAGCGCCTGTGACGAGGTCTGGCTGGCGGTGAGAGCCTCCAAAACCGGCCGGGGCCGCGAACGCGACCCCCGGGTGATTAAGCTCTGCCGCTTGCTTGGCCTCGGCCTGCTGGGTGTATCCCTTACGGATCGGGTCGATATCCTGTGTGAGCCCGCGCCCTACCACCCCCGGCCCAACCTTAAAAAGCGGGCCCGCCTTGTCGAGGAGTTCCGCCGCCGCCAGGGCGACCCGATGGTCGGCGGCACGCGCGGGCGCCAACCGCAAATGACGGCCTACCGCCAGCAAGCCCTGGTCGTTGCCTCCGGCTTGGTTAATGGTCCCAGCCGCCCGCGCGACCTCAAGGCCCAGGCGCCGCAGGCTGCCAAGATCCTCCAGGCCAATGTCTACGGCTGGTTCGAGCGCATCGAGCGCGGCGTCTATACCCTGAGCCCGGCCGGCCACCACGCCCTCAAGACGTGGCCAGCCCCGACTTGAGGAGGCTGGGGAGCCCCACCCTCCCCAGCCTGCTTGGTTTAGAGCCCAAGCGCGGCCTGCCAACCCGGATAGCGCGCATTGGCATCGGCCTGGAA is a window of Pararhodospirillum photometricum DSM 122 DNA encoding:
- a CDS encoding DUF2161 domain-containing phosphodiesterase, giving the protein METDLYAPVKRTLETLGFTVKGEVRGCDLVALKDGQPELVVIGELKQSFTLELVLQAVERWSACDEVWLAVRASKTGRGRERDPRVIKLCRLLGLGLLGVSLTDRVDILCEPAPYHPRPNLKKRARLVEEFRRRQGDPMVGGTRGRQPQMTAYRQQALVVASGLVNGPSRPRDLKAQAPQAAKILQANVYGWFERIERGVYTLSPAGHHALKTWPAPT